The DNA sequence AGCCGCCTGCTCCGAGGAGGCGGTCCGGTGAGAAGTCATTGGTGGCCTTCTTGATTTCCTTGCCGCTAAAGAGCTTTGCGGGCCTTCCACCACCGCTGGCGTTGAGAATGCCTTCGCGCTCTCTGGCTAGGCGCTCTTGCGCTTCCACAATACGCCGGTGGCGCTTGTAGAGCAGGACAAAGATTGCGGCCAGGATGATCCCTGCTCCGATCCCGCATGTTAAACCTGCCGCAGATAATTAAGTTAATCTTCTATGGTTAAAATGTATATGTTTTGTTAGTTATTAGTGTACATATCAGTACCTTAAACAGAGTGTGTCAGTTATTGTATGAAAATCTCAATGCAAATAAATTGTGCAGACTTCAACCATATTAAGCTTTCTCtacttttaattatcaataccTGCTATTAGTGCTGTTCTATCGGTTCCTCCACACCCATTCGGATCCTGACAAGTAACCTCTGCACAAGTCAACATCAAACTCAACACATCAGTCAACgattccttttttttcttacGAGAGAAATAATTcgaaaaaagaaaatgataagaaaaaaaGTTCAACGATTCTGTACAAGTACAACTTACTTTTTGTGCAGACCCCATTAATGGGATCCCACACAAGATCATTGATGCAGAAGCACCTCTTAATCCCACTCCCAGAGCTAGGGTCTGGTCCACACGCCGACGTGGCAGAATCACAATCCTTCTGCGACATGCAAACCGTTTCCCTAGGCGACAGCCACTGGATCTCCAAACCGGGTTGGGGCCAGCGGTTCACCGGAAGAACCGGGTTCAAGTTCACAAAACTCGAATAGGCACTGCAACCAACATCCCTAACCCGAATCTGGTAGGAGTTACTAGAGCCGCCGGCACGGAACGTGCAACAGAGCGGTCCGTTATTACATACGGAGGCGGATGCGGTGGCGTTGATGTAGGTATGGCAGAGGCTGGAGGAGGAGCAGTTAAGCGGCGACATAAGAAGCGTTTGGGTGCAGTTGAGGTAAACAATGGTATTGGAGCTTGTGATGTTGAAAGGGAGGGTGCTGTTGAGCTGGATCCCTTGGTGAACCTTATCGGTGGTGACGCACGTGTTCGGCACGAGTGGCGCAGGACGGATCACGAGGCGCTGGGACTGAGGGTTTATGGACTCGATCGGGTAGGAGTTGTTGAGCGTGTCGAAGACGAGTGTGTTGGAGGTACAGCGGATTTTGTAGGCGGGGTCGCCACAGGTTGAGGTGGTGCTTAGTGGGAATGGGACGGTGGCATTGCCGCACCGGGGGCAGAGGGTTGCTGGTGTCACGTGAGGAGCACGTGAGATGAAAACAAGGGATGatagaaggaagaggaggagtTTGGTTGGGGTGGCCTCCATTGTGCGCGGGAGATCAATGAAGAACGAAGAAACTGAAGAGGTTGCATTAACGGTATTGTTGGTATATACGGCGCCACTTATAGTTTTtgctattttcatttttatttattttattttgttgttgttcAATACTGAGGGCTTTGACTTTCATGATcactaaatatatttatttcaCCGAAAAAAATGTTTGGTGTTATCTATGGGGCGTTTACGTGAGAAacttaaagaaaaaaatcaattacTCTACAAATGACAAAAgcagtaattttatattttctttatgaCATATAAATACGAAGACCGAAAGATAGAAATATTAGAGACAGAAAAGTTAAAATtatcaaactaaaataaaagcaagataaatttcttttcttctttaattatGTTCTCCATGAAAAAAACTTCATAAACTTTTGTCtctaaatttttattgttttgctTTTCGTATTTCTGTCTTGGAACCAAAAACAAATGTAGCTTAAGTTCATGCATTTGGGATTTTCAGTTGTTAAAATAATTGATTAGGCATGCAACGTTAtcttattattataaattagaTGTATCCATCATGGATCGCAATATAGTAGTAATAATTAGACTATTCACTAATCACTACAGGTCATCTCAAGGGTAAACACAACATGTAGTCACTAGGGTGTGCATTCCCGGCACGATTCGACTCGATCCGAAGACTCGATCCAATCTCGAACACTTTAGGAATTATTTTGATGTAATTTTATCGGATTTAGAATTGAGTAggggtctcaaaaatagactcGATTATTATTTCGGGTCGAGTCCATGCCATGACTTGGGTCATCCGAACTTGGTCCGGTGGCCcagtcatcatacacaattaatattttgtgttattaatGATAGATGATGActattcttatgtggaatttaagtatttataaactttaatattttgtgttattagttattatatgactataagttaatattttatttttaaaatgcataagattttagactaatgcataatattatgttatttgtattgatttaaatatttgatgctattagacaatattagtattaattatggttatgctttaattttagagaagagttgattcttgttatatttttctaagtgaattttactatgtcaaataatggttggagtcttgaaaatttggatatttCCACATGCTAGCTTATAAGAAGGTACCAAGATAATGTAATGTTAACGACCCGGTTTTCACCCGATATAATTGTGACCCGAAAATGTATAAATTTCATCAGATCTAGAGCCGAATTTGAATCTAATAAATAGACCCGATATATATTCAAGTCGGATCTGGGCCACATCAAACCCGATTTGGCACATCCCTAGTAGTCACACTATCCATTTAGAAATTTCACTGGCTAACTAACATCCAATTAGCCAACTTCCAATTAATTTGTCAAAATTAGTAAtttaaattgttttaaattatcattacttagtaattttttaaattttattttttcaaaaatataaaattaataaatattaattatagttgtttaaattaaaatttatttatctgtACTTTTCCTTCGTTTATTCATCATAAGAAAAGCGAAATCGAGTATGTCATTGAGCtaataatgaataaatttaaacTTGTATTTTCCTTTAGAAGTGCATAGGTCATGAATTCGTGATCTCACGTATACATGTGACACAGTTCACCTTTGATTGCATCCATCTATTagtatctattttatttttaattagaaaTGTCAGCGCTGACAGATTAAGGGGGAAAAAAGAGTAATATAGGAAGATTCAATATGAATGTGTTCATATATATTTGAATGTTCTATACGAAATATTCCAGCCTAACACAGCTCATATTTCTGAAGTTTCTgataccttttttttttcccttggGCGTTACTACTTACTACCTGTGTTcttaattaaaatgcaatgaatggcAAAGAATATCTTCCCACCTAAACATGATTTTGTACATTTGTTGATATTCTTTATCTTACCGTTGACTTTGACTTTATAGATGGAAGTGGAGCAATAGGTCAATGCCACAAAGAGAGAATCAGACAAGAGAGAATAAGGTAAAGTTTCAAATTGCTCAGGAAAAGGGATAAAATAGGGGGTTTTATTAACACATAACAAAGGCTTTATTACGTGTCAAACCAAAAtgtaaagtaaaattcaaaggGAAAAAGTGGTAACATTCAAATAAAGCGGGTTGACTTCGAATTATATAGAGTAGGGAGTAGCAtacaaaaatgaaaacaatGTGCTGGACTGCTGGTTTTGGGTTAATGCAAATAACATCCATATACGAGCTATCTAGAAACGCCACTAACTAATGGATTCATGAAGATGAATAACCTTAATCCCAATTCTCAACTTGTCAATAAATATATTATGTTGACTTTTACGACATTAGCTTAGTTTTTGTTTCACACAATCTATCTTCAAATGTTTGGTATTTAGCCATGAGACAAAAATAGACTACTAGGATAAGATCAGATGAGATGTATGGCAACTGGCAAGACCCGCAAAATAATGCGGAAAACCACCTTTGCTATTTGACTTTGGCTCCAACCATTAATTATTTCTTAACTTTCTAATCTTTAATTCTTTATACATTTAGCTCGATCCAtgttgaaattagaatttactCCTGCCCAGTACAATTAAGTGTGACTAACATCATTCTTGTAATTCATTTTCAAGTCATATTCGACTTAAAAAGGCCAACAGAATAATTGTGAAAAACACGTCGCACATGAAAATGACGAGAAATCATGAGAATTATTGCCATGCTTCCACCGCCATTCTTATCAGAAACAAATAATTGAGAAAATCGCTGTTTATGCAGTTATTGTATCAAGTATCAATCCCGTACATTTGATACAGATTCCAAGGATAACATGTACATCATATCATATATACTAATCCAATTCTAATAATATGAAACCCCCTTAATCCACAACTTGATGCCAGCATAGCATACAAATTTCTAAGGCACATATAATTACACTGGCAGAGttttatacaataaaataaaatatacacaCTATGAAGAAGACTAATGTTACATCATAAGATGAAAGGGAACCCCACTATTTCCTTTTCAAAACAGAAATCACTATGGGATGTTGTTAAATGCTAAGAGCCAGTAGGTCATGGTGATTTCAGATATTCACACCATGAAAGAATACAAAGCGTATACATATGCATATGTATACCACTACTACTGTATGTACATATACATATGACTTACCATAGCTTAATAACTAAATCAAGAAAAGATGGTGCCTAACTAACTACCAAAATTGGGGTCAATGAGCCTCAAAGGAAGAAGTCATGACTTCAATCAGGTGATCGACTCTGCCAGAACAAGTGTGTGCCACCACCCACATGCTACGTTCTTCGCTACACAACCTTCCATGGTTACTTCTGTAGGGATGTTACGGTCGATCACATCCCCGAGTCCTAGCTGCCACACACCCCAAATTACTACTTAGAACATTGTGGTAAGAATGCAGCTAATTCATAAAGCATTACATACATCCTTGCCACTTTATAGACTCGGAGAAAAACTTCAGCAATATTTATTGAC is a window from the Arachis stenosperma cultivar V10309 chromosome 3, arast.V10309.gnm1.PFL2, whole genome shotgun sequence genome containing:
- the LOC130965240 gene encoding wall-associated receptor kinase-like 20, whose protein sequence is MEATPTKLLLFLLSSLVFISRAPHVTPATLCPRCGNATVPFPLSTTSTCGDPAYKIRCTSNTLVFDTLNNSYPIESINPQSQRLVIRPAPLVPNTCVTTDKVHQGIQLNSTLPFNITSSNTIVYLNCTQTLLMSPLNCSSSSLCHTYINATASASVCNNGPLCCTFRAGGSSNSYQIRVRDVGCSAYSSFVNLNPVLPVNRWPQPGLEIQWLSPRETVCMSQKDCDSATSACGPDPSSGSGIKRCFCINDLVWDPINGVCTKKVTCQDPNGCGGTDRTALIAGLTCGIGAGIILAAIFVLLYKRHRRIVEAQERLAREREGILNASGGGRPAKLFSGKEIKKATNDFSPDRLLGAGGYGEVYKGTLQDGTVVAVKIAKLGNAKGTDQVLNEVRILCQVNHRSLVGLLGCCVELQQPIMVYEFIENGTLLDHLQGQLKMERSLLTWKHRLGIARDTAEGLAYLHFMAVPPIYHRDVKSSNILLDSKLNAKVSDFGLSRLAQTDMSHISTCAQGTLGYLDPEYYRNYQLTDKSDVYSFGVVLLELLTAQKAIDFNRDADDVNLAVYVQRMVEEERLLEVIDPVLKNGAGAVEIDTMKALAFLALGCLEERRQNRPSMKEVAEEIEYIISIATAKDVEN